In one window of Desulfocapsa sulfexigens DSM 10523 DNA:
- a CDS encoding thermonuclease family protein, protein MKNYDGDTITVNIPGVHPIIGSDMMIRIRGIDTPEMKAGCPAELEKARQAKKMVRSLLRSAKQINLHKVGRGKYFRIIADVEFDGKDLGAILVKNGLAVDGYNGGKKTHDWCAGSDSFKLENVITQGKKVLRWTN, encoded by the coding sequence GTGAAAAACTATGATGGGGATACTATCACCGTAAACATTCCAGGAGTTCATCCTATCATAGGTAGCGACATGATGATCCGGATCAGGGGGATCGATACTCCAGAAATGAAAGCAGGATGTCCGGCTGAACTGGAAAAAGCCCGACAGGCTAAAAAAATGGTTCGCTCTCTGCTTAGGTCAGCAAAACAGATCAATCTCCACAAAGTTGGCCGGGGGAAGTATTTCAGGATCATTGCCGACGTAGAATTTGACGGGAAAGACCTGGGGGCCATCCTGGTGAAGAATGGCCTGGCTGTTGATGGATATAACGGGGGGAAGAAAACTCATGACTGGTGCGCTGGATCTGATTCCTTCAAGCTGGAGAATGTTATTACTCAGGGAAAGAAGGTTCTGAGATGGACTAATTGA
- a CDS encoding helix-turn-helix domain-containing protein translates to MRHYSTILREEREKADLSRRAVAKVAGISEGHLRFLERGDRDTKPATLRKLALAIGIDERELMESWLKENMPAMDYSDLAARLPKGIDVAQLEEMYQIPEAKQILQEAELITASQFKNISASELFRIRGALRNCLGFIRELENNT, encoded by the coding sequence ATGAGACATTACAGCACGATTCTAAGGGAAGAAAGGGAAAAAGCCGATTTGTCACGAAGGGCTGTAGCGAAGGTTGCAGGTATCTCCGAGGGGCACTTGCGTTTTCTGGAAAGAGGGGATCGGGATACAAAACCGGCAACTCTTCGTAAGTTGGCCCTGGCTATCGGCATAGATGAGCGGGAGTTGATGGAGTCCTGGTTAAAGGAAAATATGCCGGCAATGGATTATTCCGATCTGGCTGCACGTCTTCCAAAAGGAATTGATGTGGCCCAGCTCGAAGAAATGTATCAGATTCCGGAGGCAAAACAGATTCTTCAGGAAGCGGAGCTGATCACGGCGAGTCAATTCAAGAATATCAGTGCCTCTGAGTTGTTCAGGATCCGAGGGGCTCTCCGCAACTGCCTTGGTTTTATCCGTGAACTTGAGAACAACACGTAA
- a CDS encoding CHC2 zinc finger domain-containing protein: MNDFEEIKRAADLKAIILSETGLQMGKNHLESCPFCDGHDCFSINTKKEQYKCFQCDTGGDIFDFIAKYHGVTEREALLKAADLVGHTLSQHKKSARLSKNDKLLLSAAEYYHHHMLTNGAKKYLMDQRGHSMETLERMKVGWTDGKLLFNLQEQGFTIDEILESGLARADKKNPGRHYDFFGKGLAIFPHFENGRALHFTIKDPEKKRPSYQLPATQRHKKWRFYNQDALFRYDELILVEGENDTLSVLDSGVRQVIGMTGQISEEQIKSLAAHCKSKKHLYLWMDNDFDHSKPYTKGYGYIRKISESLPGVNIRIFVYPGNFNDPDEYLQHLARDKRRNAICQLRIESVDYITWEILQAEAKATLEDKVEHLNQFNLFQQISQRSHIEQQVYIEKLEELGLNLKSIHQELETGGGLRQRITEYLENLNSKRDANPNSIADLIHDHFSDGGRFFRDDDDKVYLMWHHNIYEVSTNRPFNALIKRETGLLPTEQPGRSVWESLASEGYNSGRKIDLGGWLHTDRGADTVYINLNSSNNIIIKITPTAIEEIQNGLNQDHILLQSSSKIKPFNYLPETTIEEAVSELRKLLFDNLSCETTQKYLLLCWFISTFVSDFSPHVAPLLKAAGETASGKTTAARLLEYLLYGDEHLGEISVAGAYADASQNPMLVIDNLENQDIKQEMLKFLLLVATRGSKVKRKGGTESGVTEESPKALVMVTAIEPFVKSELINRTFEISFAKQYHNEGFIDDEVTRQILKKRDIILSGLLKLIQKEILPNLKKRTAYITALNVDHKGHSKDRMNAYLALMMLILDRTLNYWDVGLHLKAPDIWHNWITTQDQLAREHEVSSNDILKLLDGLIREYRLRMNEQELRPQCVYGYEEEVYQYTHPEYGISITRTLPKFIDDNREHTEAFIEFEATSKDLTYAFTRFCKNNGLANPYSSAAIFGSRLKNDRKLLVKGGWELVTKEDNGTYFKVVRGQRYLRFRHRLIR, encoded by the coding sequence ATGAATGATTTTGAAGAGATCAAGCGGGCTGCTGATCTAAAAGCAATCATTTTATCCGAAACGGGTCTCCAGATGGGAAAAAACCATCTGGAGTCATGTCCGTTTTGTGACGGCCATGATTGCTTCAGTATAAACACGAAGAAGGAGCAGTACAAGTGTTTTCAGTGTGACACTGGCGGAGACATCTTTGATTTTATAGCAAAATATCATGGTGTTACTGAGCGTGAAGCCCTTCTCAAAGCTGCGGATCTGGTCGGCCACACCCTCTCTCAACACAAAAAGTCCGCAAGACTGAGCAAAAACGATAAACTTTTGCTCTCGGCTGCAGAATATTATCATCACCACATGCTGACCAACGGTGCCAAAAAGTACCTGATGGATCAGCGCGGCCATTCCATGGAAACCCTGGAACGTATGAAGGTGGGGTGGACTGATGGTAAGTTGCTTTTCAACCTGCAGGAACAGGGATTCACAATCGATGAAATCCTGGAATCAGGGCTGGCCCGGGCTGATAAAAAGAACCCCGGTCGCCACTATGATTTTTTCGGAAAAGGGCTGGCAATCTTCCCTCACTTCGAGAATGGCCGAGCCCTTCACTTCACCATTAAAGATCCCGAGAAAAAGCGGCCTTCCTACCAGCTCCCCGCAACACAGCGTCACAAGAAGTGGCGATTCTACAACCAGGATGCCCTTTTCAGATATGATGAATTGATTCTGGTTGAAGGGGAAAACGACACCCTTTCTGTCCTCGATTCAGGTGTCCGCCAGGTCATAGGGATGACTGGCCAGATATCGGAAGAGCAGATAAAGAGCCTGGCTGCACACTGCAAGAGCAAAAAACATCTCTACCTCTGGATGGACAACGACTTTGACCACTCAAAGCCGTATACAAAAGGGTATGGCTATATTCGCAAAATCTCCGAAAGCCTGCCGGGGGTTAATATCCGTATCTTTGTTTATCCTGGAAATTTCAATGATCCGGACGAATACCTGCAGCACCTCGCAAGAGACAAGCGCCGCAATGCAATCTGCCAGCTCCGCATAGAATCGGTTGATTATATCACCTGGGAAATTCTCCAGGCCGAAGCCAAAGCAACATTGGAAGATAAGGTTGAACACCTCAATCAGTTCAACCTCTTTCAGCAGATCAGCCAGCGCTCCCACATCGAGCAACAGGTTTATATCGAGAAACTTGAGGAGTTGGGCCTCAACCTGAAATCAATCCATCAGGAACTGGAAACCGGTGGCGGTCTTCGCCAGCGGATCACAGAATATCTGGAAAACCTCAATAGCAAACGGGATGCAAATCCAAACAGTATTGCCGATCTGATCCACGATCATTTCAGCGATGGTGGTCGTTTTTTCAGGGATGATGACGACAAGGTTTATCTGATGTGGCATCACAATATCTATGAAGTGTCCACCAATCGTCCCTTCAATGCCCTTATCAAAAGAGAAACAGGGTTATTACCCACGGAGCAGCCGGGCCGCTCTGTCTGGGAGTCCCTTGCTTCAGAAGGGTATAATTCGGGACGGAAAATTGATCTCGGTGGGTGGTTGCACACGGATCGCGGTGCCGATACGGTTTATATCAACCTCAACAGCTCCAATAATATCATCATAAAGATCACGCCGACGGCTATCGAAGAGATCCAGAATGGATTGAACCAGGATCATATTCTTTTGCAGAGTTCCAGCAAAATAAAACCATTCAACTACCTGCCGGAAACAACTATTGAGGAGGCTGTCTCCGAATTGCGGAAGCTGCTTTTCGATAATCTCTCCTGCGAAACTACCCAAAAGTATCTCCTGCTCTGCTGGTTTATTTCAACTTTTGTTTCTGATTTCAGTCCCCATGTGGCCCCATTGCTGAAAGCTGCAGGGGAAACCGCCTCCGGCAAGACCACCGCTGCCAGGCTTCTCGAGTATCTTCTCTATGGTGATGAGCACCTGGGTGAAATATCCGTTGCTGGTGCCTATGCGGACGCCAGCCAGAACCCCATGCTGGTGATTGATAACCTTGAAAATCAGGACATCAAACAGGAAATGCTCAAATTTCTACTTCTGGTGGCGACCAGGGGGAGCAAGGTCAAGAGGAAGGGCGGTACAGAATCTGGAGTTACCGAAGAGAGTCCGAAAGCCCTGGTCATGGTGACGGCCATCGAACCCTTTGTTAAATCCGAGCTCATAAACCGGACATTTGAAATCAGCTTTGCCAAACAATATCACAATGAAGGGTTTATTGATGATGAAGTGACCCGGCAGATCCTCAAAAAACGAGACATCATTCTTTCCGGTCTGCTCAAGCTCATTCAAAAAGAAATCCTGCCCAACCTGAAAAAGAGAACTGCCTATATTACAGCCCTGAATGTCGATCATAAAGGCCACAGCAAGGATAGAATGAACGCTTATCTGGCCTTGATGATGCTTATTTTAGATAGAACCCTGAATTATTGGGATGTGGGGCTCCACTTAAAGGCACCTGATATCTGGCACAACTGGATAACCACCCAGGACCAGTTGGCCCGGGAACATGAAGTCAGCTCAAACGATATTCTAAAGCTGCTTGACGGCCTGATCCGGGAGTACCGGCTCCGGATGAACGAACAGGAACTCCGGCCCCAATGTGTTTACGGGTATGAGGAAGAAGTTTATCAGTATACCCACCCGGAATACGGCATATCAATCACCAGGACACTCCCTAAATTTATCGATGATAACAGGGAACACACAGAGGCCTTTATTGAGTTTGAGGCCACCAGCAAAGATTTGACCTATGCCTTTACCCGTTTTTGCAAGAATAACGGATTGGCCAACCCCTATTCCTCAGCTGCTATTTTCGGTTCACGACTCAAGAATGACCGGAAATTATTAGTCAAGGGAGGCTGGGAGCTGGTTACAAAGGAGGACAATGGAACCTATTTCAAGGTTGTCAGAGGTCAAAGATATCTCAGATTTCGGCATCGTCTTATCAGATAA